A single window of Doryrhamphus excisus isolate RoL2022-K1 chromosome 5, RoL_Dexc_1.0, whole genome shotgun sequence DNA harbors:
- the dnm3a gene encoding dynamin 3a yields MISTINRLQDALSDAGQSYSLQLPQIAVVGSQSCGKSSVLENFVGRDFLPRGSGIVTRRPLILQLHHADAEYGEFLHCHGKKFTDFEEIRQEIEAETRRITGSNKGISPIPINLRIYSPNVLNLTLVDLPGITKVPVGDQPRDIEYQIRDMIMQYICQKNCLILAVTPANTDLANSDALKLAKDVDPQGQRTIGVITMLDLMDKGTDAREILENRLLPLRRGYIGLVNRSQKDIDGKKDIQAALIAEKNFFLSHPSYRDMSNRMGTPYLQRRLNQQLTKHIRDSLPALHSQLQCQLASISKEVETYKLYDSDDAIGRTKALIKLVHHLAGDVEKLIEGSADEVDTVSLSGGARINRIFHERFPYELLKMKCDESKLRQEIAYAIRNIHGVRTGLFTPDMAFQAIVKKQISQLKVPCFEFVDMVSKELVSTVYECINKLSSFPKLRDEIERIVTTEIGEQENTCRNQISLLIDMQLAYINTNHEDFIGFAHAQNTCNRSDNKTVAGSGPQQGVAPPSSLIVIHKGWLTVTNISIIAKDYWFVLTAESLCWFKDDEETEKRYMLLLDNLKIRDVDKGFMSSKFAFALFNTESRNVYKDHRFLELSCNSQEELDSWKSSMLRAGIYPEEVAVHTLDNGAPQKFTDPQLERQVETIRNLVVSYMSIMHKTVKDLMPKAIMHLMINSVKEFISSELLAQLYAVGDCSALMDESPEQRQRRQKVLGIHAALKAALTIIGEISTSNHSSPLNHSQSRTQSCSTTLPKKVTASKSRTRGRAPPIPIHADPSGHGPSCVPRRPAPAIPASTK; encoded by the exons ATGATCTCCACGATAAACCGCCTCCAAGACGCCCTAAGCGATGCTGGCCAAAGCTACTCCCTTCAACTGCCACAGATTGCCGTTGTGGGTAGCCAGAGCTGTGGGAAGAGCTCCGTCCTGGAGAACTTTGTGGGCAG AGACTTCCTTCCCCGTGGTTCAGGAATTGTCACTCGCAGACCTTTAATCTTGCAGCTGCACCATGCTGATGCCG AGTACGGTGAATTTCTACACTGCCACGGAAAGAAGTTCACTGACTTTGAGGAGATCCGCCAGGAAATAGAGGCTGAAACCCGCCGAATCACCGGATCCAATAAAGGCATCTCTCCCATCCCCATTAACCTGCGGATTTATTCCCCCAATG TGCTCAACCTGACTCTTGTGGACCTGCCGGGCATCACCAAGGTGCCTGTGGGTGACCAGCCACGAGACATTGAATACCAAATACGAGACATGATCATGCAGTACATCTGTCAGAAAAACTGCCTCATCCTAGCCGTGACGCCCGCCAACACGGACCTGGCCAACTCGGATGCCCTCAAACTGGCCAAAGATGTTGACCCGCAAG GTCAGCGCACAATAGGCGTGATCACCATGCTGGACCTGATGGATAAAGGAACAGATGCACGGGAAATACTAGAGAACAGGCTGCTTCCACTACGAAGAG GCTACATCGGGCTGGTGAACCGCAGCCAGAAGGACATCGACGGGAAAAAGGATATACAGGCAGCCCTGATTGCGGAGAAGAACTTCTTCCTGTCCCACCCGTCTTACAGAGACATGTCCAACAGAATGGGCACACCATATTTACAGAGGAGACTCAACCAG CAACTGACAAAGCACATCCGGGACAGTCTGCCTGCGCTGCACAGTCAGCTGCAGTGCCAGCTTGCCTCCATCAGTAAAGAAGTTGAAACGTATAAACTATATGATAGTGACGATGCCATTGGCAGGACAAAGGCACTCATCAA aCTCGTGCATCACCTGGCTGGAGATGTTGAGAAGCTCATCGAGGGCTCAGCAGACGAAGTCGACACAGTGAGCCTCTCAGGTGGTGCGAGGATCAACCGAATCTTCCATGAGCGCTTCCCATATGAACTCCTTAAG ATGAAGTGTGATGAAAGCAAGCTGCGGCAGGAGATTGCCTATGCCATCAGGAACATCCATGGTGTCAG GACAGGTCTGTTCACCCCCGACATGGCTTTTCAGGCCATTGTGAAGAAGCAGATCTCGCAGCTGAAAGTGCCATGTTTTGAATTTGTTGACATGGTCAGTAAAGAACTGGTGTCCACCGTGTATGAGTGCATCAATAAG CTCAGCTCCTTTCCCAAACTACGAGATGAAATTGAGCGAATTGTCACAACTGAAATTGGAGAACAAGAGAACACATGCCGCAATCAG ATCTCTCTGCTCATCGACATGCAGCTTGCTTACATTAATACCAACCATGAAGATTTCATTGGCTTTGCTCA TGCTCAGAACACATGCAATCGAAGTGATAACAAGACTGTTGCAGGCAGTGGACCACAACAG GGCGTGGCCCCTCCCTCGAGTCTAATA GTTATACACAAAGGCTGGCTCACCGTcacaaacattagcatcatTGCCAAGGACTACTGGTTTGTTCTCACTGCCGAGAGCCTCTGCTGGTTCAAGGATGATGAG GAGACTGAGAAGAGGTACATGCTTCTTCTGGACAATCTGAAGATCCGTGATGTGGACAAGGGCTTCATGTCCAGCAAATTTGCCTTTGCCCTCTTCAATACAGAGTCAAG GAATGTCTACAAGGACCACAGATTCCTGGAGCTGTCCTGTAACAgtcaggaggagctggacagcTGGAAGTCCTCAATGCTCCGGGCCGGCATCTACCCTGAGGAGGTTGCA gtCCATACGCTTGATAACGGGGCACCGCAGAAATTCACCGACCCTCAACTGGAGCGCCAGGTGGAAACCATTCGCAACCTGGTGGTCTCTTATATGAGCATTATGCATAAGACCGTCAAGGACTTGATGCCCAAGGCCATCATGCACCTGATGATCAACAGT GTGAAAGAGTTCATTAGCTCGGAGCTCCTGGCCCAGCTCTACGCTGTGGGAGACTGCTCGGCGCTGATGGATGAGTCACCCGAGCAGCGTCAGCGTCGGCAGAAAGTGCTCGGTATACACGCCGCCCTGAAGGCGGCGCTCACCATAATCGGGGAGATCTCCACCTCGAACCACTCCTCCCCATTGAACCACTCTCAATCTCGGACGCAATCCTGCAG CACAACGCTCCCTAAAAAGGTGACCGCCAGCAAGTCTCGAACCCGTGGCCGCGCCCCACCCATTCCCATTCATGCCGACCCGTCTGGCCACGGCCCATCTTGCGTGCCCAG GAGGCCTGCTCCAGCCATCCCAGCAAGCACCAAATAG
- the pigc gene encoding phosphatidylinositol N-acetylglucosaminyltransferase subunit C, whose amino-acid sequence MGPDSSQSPAAPWRKVLWERQPYPDNYVDRRFLEELRRNEGIRQYRYWAVVGEAVLVGQQLSCVAIFITLWLYMEQGLLSPERLLGTSLASALLGYGLYQVLTSQVECKTRSRLADLQSATIFLSFTFGFSPVLKTLTESVSTDTVYAMSAVMLLAHLVSFPYAHPSPPGSLSLNAALFASVCLASRLPGALHTFAMLSCALLIFALWPCLLMRMRDNAPCHFTSACVGVCMVAVSGMASQSPGGAVLLALAVLSVTLLCPALLVWLQRHKDNIHGPWDEAEIHEDLSCFLH is encoded by the exons ATGGGGCCCGACAGTTCCCAGAGTCCAGCCGCGCCTTGGAGGAAGGTGCTGTGGGAGCGCCAGCCCTATCCGGACAATTACGTGGATCGGAGGTTCCTGGAGGAGTTACGGAGGAACGAGGGCATCCGTCAGTACCGTTACTGGGCTGTGGTGGGAGAGGCCGTCCTGGTGGGGCAGCAGCTGTCTTGTGTGGCCATTTTCATCACCCTCTGGCTCTACATGGAGCAG GGCCTTCTTTCTCCAGAGAGACTACTTGGAACCAGCTTGGCAAGTGCCCTGCTGGGCTACGGACTGTACCAAGTCCTCACATCCCAGGTGGAGTGCAAGACCCGGAGTCGTCTCGCGGACTTACAGAGCGCCACTATCTTCCTCTCCTTCACTTTTGGCTTCTCACCCGTGCTAAAGACGCTAACCGAGTCAGTGAGTACAGACACGGTGTATGCCATGTCAGCAGTCATGCTGCTGGCCCACCTAGTGTCGTTCCCTTACGCCCATCCATCTCCACCTGGGAGCTTGTCTTTGAACGCGGCGCTCTTTGCGTCGGTCTGCCTGGCCTCCAGGCTCCCGGGAGCCCTCCACACCTTTGCCATGCTCAGCTGTGCCCTGCTAATCTTTGCTCTGTGGCCCTGCCTGCTGATGAGGATGAGGGACAATGCCCCATGCCACTTCACTAGCGCATGTGTCGGGGTGTGTATGGTGGCCGTGAGCGGCATGGCGTCGCAATCGCCCGGCGGAGCCGTGCTTTTGGCCCTGGCAGTTCTGAGCGTTACGCTGCTTTGTCCAGCGCTGCTAGTGTGGCTACAGAGGCACAAGGACAACATCCACGGACCCTGGGATGAGGCGGAGATCCACGAGGACCTCAGCTGCTTCCTTCACTGA
- the LOC131129240 gene encoding rap guanine nucleotide exchange factor-like 1 gives LPVCTSWFHHKASGGSAASRRRASLSRVVPFFRETSPEGGQAREVLSPDSEDPPPWPSAAAPANGSACGDVRSPSQSSDEQSSEASVVADIIGGEVTLHADTPENLTLALLDSVTGRRYGQCTETLLDDFMLTHPIFLTADTFQQVLLQQFSVHVGEGPGPGGEKDDREGGGLDAVHRKRAVLSVAFRYLDMYRELLQEEGDKFPKELYGCALQELSCHLELVDDVVKLQRWTEILHCPCDEEEESRRKQVRPLFRHFRRIDACLQPREAFRGSDEIFCRVYTPDHSYVTIRSRLSCRVGDILALVREKLQYSDEQPLLPGNLILVAVTSAGEKAVFRPSDEAVFTTLGVNTHLFTCEPSELESLLPLPEEIHWTPGDSKLHDMSAEEVANQLVAFDWELFSCVHEVEFVCYLFHGEQSRWRPLNLELVLQRCSEVQHWVATEILQCHSLPKRVQLLRKFIKIAALCKQQQDLLSFLAVLLGLDNPALSRLRLTWEGLPGKFRKQFQQFESIADPSRNHKSYRDLITSLRPPLIPFTPLLLKDLTFLHESCKTFHGQLVNFDKMHKVADMVRSIRRYRSGQLAMDMETSPSHLQTKAYVRQLQVIDNQNHLFDLSCKLEPRDT, from the exons cttcctgtttgcacttcctggtttcatCACAAGGCCAGCGGGGGGAGCGCGGCATCGCGGCGAAGGGCCAGCCTGTCGCGTGTGGTTCCGTTCTTCAGGGAGACGTCTCCGGAGGGGGGGCAAGCCCGGGAGGTGCTCAG TCCCGACAGCGAAGACCCTCCCCCCTGGCCCTCCGCTGCCGCTCCGGCCAACGGCTCGGCTTGCGGAGACGTCCGCAGTCCGTCCCAGTCGAGCGACGAGCAGAGTTCCGAGGCCAGCGTGGTCGCCGACATCATCGGGGGCGAGGTGACGCTTCACGCCGACACGCCCGAAAATCTCACCCTCGCCCTCCTGGACAGCGTGACCGGAAGACGGTACGGGCAGTGCACTG agaCGTTGTTGGACGACTTCATGCTGACCCATCCCATCTTCCTGACGGCAGACACCTTCCAGCAAGTTCTACTGCAGCA ATTTTCTGTGCATGTGGGGGAGGGGCCAGGGCCAGGTGGTGAAAAGGATGACAGAGAAGGAGGGGGCCTGGATGCCGTGCACAGGAAGCGGGCGGTCCTCAGTGTTGCCTTCCGATACCTCGACATGTACCGAGAACTCCTGCAAGAGGAGGGCGACAAGTTCCCCAAG gagtTGTACGGGTGCGCGCTTCAGGAACTGAGTTGTCATCTCGAGCTGGTGGACGATGTGGTCAAACTGCAACGCTGGACAGAAATTTTACACTGCCC CtgtgacgaggaggaggaaagcAGAAGGAAGCAAGTGCGACCGCTCTTCAGACACTTTCGACGAATCGACGCCTGTCTGCAGCCCAGGGAGGCGTTCAGAGGCTCTGATGAGA TCTTCTGCAGGGTCTACACTCCCGATCATTCCTACGTCACCATCCGCAGTCGCCTGTCCTGCCGTGTGGGAGACATCCTGGCTCTGGTTCGAGAAAAGCTGCAGTACAGCGATGAGCAGCCGCTTCTTCCCGGAAACCTCATCCTGGTGGCGGTCACGTCGGCTGGAG aaAAGGCAGTGTTTCGGCCCAGTGACGAGGCCGTCTTCACCACTTTGGGGGTCAACACTCACCTGTTCACCTGTGAACCCTCTGAACTGGAGTCGCTG CTTCCTCTTCCCGAGGAGATCCACTGGACACCCGGAGACAGCAAACTTCATGACATGTCAGCAGAGGAAGTGGCCAACCAGCTGGTGGCGTTTGACTGGGAGCTCTTCAGCTGCGTGCACGAG gtggagtttgtgtgttacTTGTTTCATGGAGAGCAGTCCCGCTGGCGCCCCCTCAACCTGGAGCTGGTACTGCAGCGCTGCAGTGAGGTCCAGCACTGGGTTGCCACCGAGATCCTGCAGTGTCACTCCCTGCCAAAACGAGTCCAACTGCTCCGCAAGTTCATCAAGATCGCAGCGCT CTGTAAACAGCAGCAGGACCTTCTGTCCTTCCTCGCTGTGCTGCTCGGCCTCGACAACCCCGCCCTCAGCAGACTGCGGCTTACCTGGGAG GGTCTTCCAGGGAAGTTCCGGAAACAGTTTCAGCAGTTTGAAAGCATTGCT GATCCTTCCAGAAACCACAAGTCCTACAGAGACCTGATCACCAGTCTGAGACCTCCACTCATCCCCTTCACTCCTCTGCTGCTTAAag ATTTGACTTTTCTTCATGAGAGTTGTAAGACTTTTCACGGCCAGCTGGTCAATTTTGAcaagatg CACAAAGTTGCCGACATGGTGCGAAGCATACGAAGATACCGTAGTGGACAGctgg CCATGGATATGGAGACGTCGCCATCCCACCTGCAGACCAAAGCGTACGTGCGACAGCTGCAGGTGATCGACAACCAGAACCATCTCTTCGACCTGTCCTGCAAACTGGAGCCCAGAGACACGTAG